A window of Williamwhitmania sp. genomic DNA:
GCCACCACCGAAAAACCTTTGGCAATGGTGGGTGAGTTTGCCTACCTCGAAGTTATTGCGGTTACCAAGTTTGGTGCATTTCTCGACTGGGGAATGCCCAAAGATCTATTTGTTCCTTTCCGGGAGCAGCGGCTTTCCATGGAAAAAGGCAAGCGCTACGTTGTTCGCCTTTATGTCGATTCCGAAACCGACCGTATTGTAGCCACCGCTAAGTTTGAACGTTTTCTCGATAACCTTGTGCCGGAGTATGAGTTTGGTGCCGAGGTAGATCTGCTAATTTATAGTGAGACCAGCTTGGGTTACAACGCCATTGTTGACAATACCTTTACCGGAGTTGTATACCGTAACGAGGTGTTCAAACCGCTCAATAAGGGTGAGCGCATGAAAGGCTTCATTAAGAAGGTGCGCGACGATTACAAAATAGACCTAATGCTCACCAAGCCTGGCTACCGAAAGGTGGACGAGATGTCGGAAATAGTGCTCAATGCGCTAAAGAAGTATAACGGCTACCTCGCCCTTAACGACAATACCAATCCAGACCTGATTTACAAGCTGCTTGGCATGAGTAAGAAGAGCTTTAAAAAGGCAATAGGACTGCTTTACAAGGATAAAATAATCTCCATTAACGACGATGGCATTCGGCTGTTGGAGAAGTAGATATATACGATATTCGTAAAACAAAAAAGGCGGCCTTTATGGTCGCCTTTTTTTAGGCAGTGGGAATTATTTCTTTCGGTACATCTTTTCCCTTAGCTCCTTTATCGACTCATCGGTGATGTAGTCGTCGTAATCCATCTTTTTGTCAATGGTGCCGTGGGGAGTAAGCTCAATAATTCGGTTACAAACGGTTTGGATAAACTCGTGGTCGTGCGACGACATGAGCACAATTCCGGGAAATTTCTGCAACCCGTTGTTAAATGCCTGAATCGACTCCAAATCGAGGTGGTTTGTTGGGGTGTCGAGGATCATCAGGTTGGCGTCCTTGA
This region includes:
- a CDS encoding S1-like domain-containing RNA-binding protein, translating into MAEIGRYNKLRIEREVEFGVYLDGDNLGEILMPLRYLPEAYSLDDEVDVFISLDSEDRLVATTEKPLAMVGEFAYLEVIAVTKFGAFLDWGMPKDLFVPFREQRLSMEKGKRYVVRLYVDSETDRIVATAKFERFLDNLVPEYEFGAEVDLLIYSETSLGYNAIVDNTFTGVVYRNEVFKPLNKGERMKGFIKKVRDDYKIDLMLTKPGYRKVDEMSEIVLNALKKYNGYLALNDNTNPDLIYKLLGMSKKSFKKAIGLLYKDKIISINDDGIRLLEK